DNA sequence from the Cucumis melo cultivar AY chromosome 6, USDA_Cmelo_AY_1.0, whole genome shotgun sequence genome:
TATTAGAAGGGAGGATTGATATGTGTTTGACGAATTGAAATAATTATGGATGCCTTAAATTAATCCATGAGTGGTAGCATGGTACAATGATTTATGAACCAAAAATAGATGAAGGtaatacatttatttttattccaTCTACACACTTATCTTTCTGGAAATTTAATTCGAAATAATCTAAAAATGAATCCTTCCCTCCATTTACTTGAATTTTGGAAATATAGTAGAATGACGTGTTAGAAATGAATGATTGAAAAAGGGTATGTTGAATCAATAtaataaagtaattaaataAGTAAATGTTAGCGTTGGGTATTTGTTTAGTAAAATGAAGTGAGTGATCCATGTAGTGCGTGTGGGATGGGACTCCCAAATTCCTCTCTTCTCTTTCTCACCACTCTCTTCCATTGCGCCTCACACTCAACCACTCCTCCATAAAAACAATTTCTGTGTCGTGTTTCTCTTCTACGATATAACTATAAAATATTTAACCTATCAAACTTTCATTTAAAAAGGTATATTATTTAATCTATAAATAGTAAatagaaatataattaaataattgaaTGATAGgggaaataaataataaaagtagtagaattaaaattaaaataataataataataataataataataataataataataataataataataataataataataataataatggaaagaaggaagaaaacaaaaggCAGAATTGGCACTAATTCCTTAAAAGAAGGGTAAGAAAGAGAATGGGTGATGATTGGGAACACGCGCTCGAATACGCGCGCGGGCACTCATTATTCTCATGCAGTTTGCAGTTTTGCACACGACGTCACGTGTGGGTTAGACCAACCCTTTTACTGTTTTCACTCACTCGCTCACTCCCCCATGTGATCTCTCTCTTTTTCCAAAACCACCCCCATCGCTTTCCATCTATTTACAAACCCTACCCCTTCCTTTTCcctctttccctttcccttttccctttccctttgTCGTTTTGGCCGAAAACCACCACTGAAAAGTTAAAAGGGGAGTGTGTCCATAGACCAAGATAATAGGGACACCCACgtcttcaattcttttatattttcaataaattttctctcttcttcttcttcttcttcttcttcttcttcttcttcgtctttgttaataaaattaatatatatatatatacatttatctTTTTCCTCTTAATTCATATCTCTATTATCTGGCCACGTCTAACTTTCATGTGACTATAGATTATGATGTTGAGTCATTTGTAAgattctttttctaattttctctttctttctaatTACATTAAATAAATACTTGAAGTGAATTAGAAGGAAATATAGATTTACACTCTCTTTCATCACCTACCTACTCTTCTTTCATGGATTCAAATATCAATTCCCGATCAAAATGCTATGATAATAAAATTTGTGAGAAATATTTATAAGATATACTATCATATATGTGGCTGtcgtaaaacatatattttttttttcatctataCTTCTCtcttctattcttttcttctcttaaaTTCCTCTCCActgtttttgtattttctttttctacatCCTTTTCAATATATATTTCATCCATGGTAACGCTTACTACTTTTGAATTTCACCTCCAACAGCACACAAATGAACTAAGGTAACTAAAAATCTTacttttatgtatatttttaataaaattaattaaggtAAATAATAATCTTACTAACCATCAACCTAcgcttaaaaatattttttataaaataaaaattaatttaaataagaGTGTATatactattatttttataacGTTTAAAAACCATATGTACATTGATGTGATTTTTGAAATGACATTCATTTTTATCGGTTTCAAAAGTTTTATAAAACACGGTCAATATCAAATTATCTAGTAAACATAGACTATAatgttacaaatttaaaaagtatTATTTACTATAATTCATAACATTGTTATATTTTAGAAAGTTAAAAggattaaaaatatatttaacattttttttccatcCATATAAGCAGTAGTTGTTGATTTAATGATCGAATTTTAGGATAATGTGATTTATAAACTATTCCTTGGgttatttttaaattcatatcGCTTTTATGAACATAAAAAATTTTcgcttcattttttttaatcattcacgccacaataataatacattttattttagtaccatatatatatattttttaaaaataataatatatcactattttctttttttttttttttttaaaaaaaagcctttattattattatttaaattcaCATCACTTTTTTAGaagtagaagaaaaaaaaaagggtacaCTATTATGGTAAAAGAGTATCTATTGGGGTAAAGTTTTATATCAGTGCTCTTGTTAATTATGTTAAAGTTTTGGATTTGATTTTCAATAGATCCAAATGATGGGTGTGGTTAAATATAATATAAGGCATAGTTCCTACTAAATAAGTCAAATGATATTCAAATATCAAAACGTATAAAAATGggtatttaaataaaaatgttaaaaggaTGAGTATAGTAAAGTGATAAATAAGTCAAATGTATGTGAAGTAGATGAAGTTGGGTGATGCAATTGAATTAAGTTTAGTGTGTTTACTCAAAATTACTTTGTGTTGCATAGAGGTTGGTTGGTGACATTTCATTTTTGGTTATTGTAAATTGAAGTACATATTTTGTTGTAATTGTAATATGATTTTTTGCAAATTAATTTGGAAGGGCAAAAGTGGAATTAATCCAAAACctatttttatgaaatacaaacaGGATAAATTGACCGAATTACCCCTAGAAAAAATATAATGGTAATTTCCAACTAATAGCAAAAATGGAGAGGGATAGTCCACTCCACTATTTTGATACAGAAACACAACAGACTGTCCCATTCCCTCTCTTTCTCTTCGTTCTCTCCTACAAAGAAACctatctcttcttcttcttcttcttcttcttctttgccttCAACCATACTGTTTCACCACAAAAATCAAAACCCCATTTGCCCTAATGGCCACTGTTCACCGGTGACCATCTCTGTTTTCATGGATCCTGACCGCCATTTTCGTACCACAAGCACCAACAGTACCAGTTCCACCGCCACCCCCTCCAGCGAGCTCTTCATTTGCTTCACTTCTcgcttctcttcttcttcctccatgaAGATCTCTTCCAAGTCCATTCTCAGTCCTGGCCGTCACCGCGAACCCTCCCAAATCTCCCTCTCTACTTCCCTCAGCCGCCGTCTCAAATCCAGCGGTAGTCTCAAGGGCGGTCAAGCCTCCCCCATGTTTCCCACGGGCAGGAAGAAGCGTGGCTGTGCTTTTGATAATCCCGAACCCTCTTCGCCCAAGGTTACTTGTATTGGTCAGGTTAGGGTTAAGACGAAGAAGCAGGGGAAGAAGATGAGGGCTAGATCGCAGAAGCGGAGGACTAATTCGGAGGCCAGTTTTCGGAGATCGGAAAGTGTTGTTCAATCGTCGCAGGTTAATAGTAATGACCAGCAATTCTCGTCGCATCataatcatcatcttcttcgTCAGAACAGTAATAGTAATGCTGGAAATGGTTTCCAGCAGGAATGCTTATCGCATCGGAACCAGCGGTGGGTGCATTTGCCGTTTACGATTTGTGAGGCGCTTAGGGCTTTTGGTGCTGAACTCAACTGTTTCTTGCCGTGCCATTCGTCTTGTTCTGGTAACAGGGAGAATAATAAGGAACCGAAGCCGGCAGAGAGGTCGTCGGAGAGTGAGAGTTCTTGTGGGACGGTGTTTGCGCGGTGGTTGGTGGCGGTGCAGGATGGAGACGGGAAGGGGAGAGAGATCGAGCTGGTGGTTGGAGATGAAGAAACTCGAACGGAGAAGGAAAACGGAAGCCAGAGGCGGCATGTTTTTGAGGGATTAGACTTCAAAGATAAGAATGAAGCTGTGGAGGAGGAAGAATCTAGGATCAGCATTTGCATTCCGCCGAAGAATGCTTTATTGCTAATGAGATGTAGATCTGATCCGGTGAAAATGGCGGAGCTAGCGAAACGATTCTGCGAACCTCCTGCGCCAAAagtggatgaagaagacgaggaagaaggagaagatgaagacaatgaagcaaaaaagagaaaaaatgaagTGAAAAGAGATGTATCTGTGCCTGTGTCTTCCATTATTACTGTAAataaggaagaggaagaggaagaggaagaagaaaaggaagaagatgaaagaaaagTGGAGCAGTTCGTTGTGAAGCTTGAAAACGAGGAAGAAGTGAATGAAGAAAGTGTTTCTGATGAAgataaagaaaaggaagaagctAATTTGGTTTTGCAGGAAGAACAACGAGAAGAAAAGGACAATGAAGAAGAAACCATAGAAATGGCCACAGAAAACGACGATGAGCAGAAACAAGACATTACTGTTGTAAATCAGCTTAATCAAGAACAAGcattggaagaaaaagaagaggataAAACCGATCAAGTTAATCAGCAAGAAACAATGGCGATTCCAATTCCGATTCAGACCCACTGTGAACCCGAAATGGCTCAAGATGCAGAGAAGCTGGAATCGGTCGAAAAAGAGGAATCCAAGCTATCCCATGAAAGCGAACAAGACCAGAAAACAGAAGAAGACGAAATCCTcagagaagaaaaggaagaagaagaagaagaagaagaagaaggcgaAAATGGCGAAAACCCCACTTCACCATCATTATCAGTAGAGACAAAACCAGTTTTAGACGAAACCGAAACTGAAGTTGATgggaagagagaagaagaagaagaagaagaagaagaagaagagaaagcgACGGATGAAGGCATCGGACCCGACGACGAAAACAACGGCGCATTGGTGGGTCCAGAGGAGGAGGACCAGTCAAAAGAGCGAGAAACTCCGCCGCCGGAACCGGAACCGGAACCGGAGGGAAAAACACAAACAGAAACATCCGTTCTACCAGATTGCTTGCTGTTAATGATGTACGAGCCAAAGCTATCAATGGAGGTATCGAAGGAGACATGGGTTTGCAGCGCAGACTTCATAAGATGCGTTCCGACCAGGGAGAAGAAAACGGTCGGCAGAGACCCGCCGCCGCCTCCCCCACCGAAGAAACGAGAAACGAAGCCAACGGACACTATGCAGACGACAGTTGTTCAGCCGGCGAGATGGTCGTGTTCGTTTCCAGCGGCAGCGGCTGCGGCGGCGATGATAGAACAGAAGCTAGCAAGGGCGAAGGGTTACGAGCCGTTTGTTCTCACTAGATGCAAGTCGGAGCCGATGAGATCGTCGGCTAAGCTGGCGCCAGATGCTTGCTTTTGGAAGGATCGCAAGCTCGAGCCACACCGTCCGGCTACCTTCGGGGTCGGCGCGGCTGAAGTTGGATTTTGACCATTTCACCCTTCTCAACTCTTaaggtagaaaaagaaaaaaaggctTAGAAAGAAATAGGAATTTGTAAAAATAGTGTGGTAGCAATTTGTATTTTCCcaggaaaaaaaaaggtattttgCCATTGTAGGTTTTTGCATAATTCATTCTGCCTTTTTGCAATcacatgtttttctttttgcccCTCAAATTTATTATATTGGAAAATTGGTTTTAAACATTTATATGATCATCAACTTTACCTCaattttgttagaaaaaaaagaacaattcaTGTGCTATGTAGttcttaattttatttcaaaataatacTAAAATTTGATACTGGAAAGTGGATGTAATAATAATTTCTAGGATAgaattaaattttagaatttaaatgAAATGGAGTACAACACAAATCTTAGTTGGAAAGAGATTCTAATCTTTTTGGGATGCAAAGGAACATTTTGAATAAATAAAACAACTAATGGAATTGATTGGTTTTgttgtaatttaatttttaattattgttttgatACAATAAAAAGAAGAATATAGTAAATAACAATTCACAAGTACAGTCCTTAATGTTTTGATCATTTTGCTATACTCAATGTCACTTTTTTAAATACCTAAAACTCA
Encoded proteins:
- the LOC103496068 gene encoding uncharacterized protein LOC103496068, giving the protein MDPDRHFRTTSTNSTSSTATPSSELFICFTSRFSSSSSMKISSKSILSPGRHREPSQISLSTSLSRRLKSSGSLKGGQASPMFPTGRKKRGCAFDNPEPSSPKVTCIGQVRVKTKKQGKKMRARSQKRRTNSEASFRRSESVVQSSQVNSNDQQFSSHHNHHLLRQNSNSNAGNGFQQECLSHRNQRWVHLPFTICEALRAFGAELNCFLPCHSSCSGNRENNKEPKPAERSSESESSCGTVFARWLVAVQDGDGKGREIELVVGDEETRTEKENGSQRRHVFEGLDFKDKNEAVEEEESRISICIPPKNALLLMRCRSDPVKMAELAKRFCEPPAPKVDEEDEEEGEDEDNEAKKRKNEVKRDVSVPVSSIITVNKEEEEEEEEEKEEDERKVEQFVVKLENEEEVNEESVSDEDKEKEEANLVLQEEQREEKDNEEETIEMATENDDEQKQDITVVNQLNQEQALEEKEEDKTDQVNQQETMAIPIPIQTHCEPEMAQDAEKLESVEKEESKLSHESEQDQKTEEDEILREEKEEEEEEEEEGENGENPTSPSLSVETKPVLDETETEVDGKREEEEEEEEEEEKATDEGIGPDDENNGALVGPEEEDQSKERETPPPEPEPEPEGKTQTETSVLPDCLLLMMYEPKLSMEVSKETWVCSADFIRCVPTREKKTVGRDPPPPPPPKKRETKPTDTMQTTVVQPARWSCSFPAAAAAAAMIEQKLARAKGYEPFVLTRCKSEPMRSSAKLAPDACFWKDRKLEPHRPATFGVGAAEVGF